In Rhodoferax sediminis, the sequence GAAGAAGACACGCCATGAAAAAAGGCCCCGACTGGGGCCCTTCTCTTGATGCTGTCACTGAACCAGCGTCAAACTTTCCGGCGCCGCGACGTCACGGCCAAGCCTAGCAAGCCGAGTGCCAGCAAGCTGAGAATCCCGGGTTCTGGTACTTGCGCGACGGTGGTTGATGTCCCGATGAACAACTGCTCGTAGCCGTTATTGGCATCGCGGCCGATACATGCCCCTACGCCCGCCGTCCCACCGTTGGTACCAACAGTGGCCGGATCGCAACCGAAGCGAAGGTCAACATGAATGTCGGTGTAGCCAGAGAACAACCCGTTACTCCAGGACGTCAGAAAAGCGTTCAGTTCAGGTGCATCAATGGCATAGGCAGCCTGGTTGGCACCCAGGTTGTTGTTGATAGGGCCAGCGGTGTGGGGACTGCTGCAGGAAACGGGAATAACGCCATTCAAGCAGATCGCCCCGCCGGAGAGGACGTAATCCGTGGCGCCATTGGTGCCCGCGATCGGCCCTGCTCCGGTGGAGGTGTAAGCCCCGACGTCGCCCATAAATACGCCGCCTCCGCCTTCTGTAAACAGGGCGTATGGGCCGTCCCGATTGGTGAAGTCGAAATACTTTGTGGTCTGGCCCGCTCCGGTCAAACTGATCTGCGCCCAGACCGCGACATTCTGGTTGGTCGAGGCGCCACTGTTGACCTGGTTGTTATTGAAGAAGAAAAGCGGATTGTTGGCGCCCAGGAATCCAGTGAATGCCGCCAGCGTACTGTTCCAGATGCCAGAGAAGAAGTTGCTGCCGCCCGACCCGTTCGGAGTCGACAAGGCATTGTCCATCCCGGGCAGATTCGTATTTACAGGCCCGCCGCTGGCTCCCGTGGCAACCACGATCAGATCCTTGATTGCCCCTGGCGTGGAACTGACATAGTAAGGGCTACCCGGTCCGGTGCTGCCGGCGATAGTGCCGTCGACCTGCAGCGCATACGAATTGGCATCGCCATAGGTGACGTAGCTCGCACCCGAAAGATCAAGAGTGGCTTGCGCGGGCGCTGCAAACCCTGCTGTCAGCGCCGCTCCCACGGCCAGTAACTGAAATTTTCTGCTTGAAATCTTCATGAACATCTCACTTGATTGAGATACCAGTTCCAGGGAATCTGGATTGCAAAGGTATTACGCAACAATTAGCAACATCTATGCCTATAGTAATAACGTTATACAAATCAATGGCTTGTGGACTTTTGGCCGATTTGATTTGTCATCATGTAAAAAAAATCGACAAAATCTGAGCCGAGGCGCACCGCAATAGCCCGGCGCAGGGCATCGCGATGATCGGCCGTAGCAGTGCCGGTGTTCGAAACCGGGAGTGACTTTTCAGCCCAGCTTTTTGACCAGCACCTGGCTCCTGCGGTCCCAGTTGTACTTGCGCTTGCGCGCCTCGGGCAGCCAGTCGGGATCGACCACCTCAAAACCGCGCTTGAGGAACCAGTGCATGGTGCGGGTGGTCAGCACAAAAATGCTTTGCAGGCCGGCGGCGCGCGCGCGCTGCTCGATGCGCTTCAAGACTTTTTCGCCATCGCCCTGGCCCTGGCTTTGCGGCGACACGGTGAGAGCCGCCATCTCCCCCGTCCTGGCCTCGGGATAGGGGTAAAGCGCGGCGCAGGCGAAGATCACGCCGTCGTGCTCCAGCACGGTGTAGAGGCTGGCATCGCGCTCGATTTCGGTGCGGCTGCGCTTGACCAGGGTGCCATCGTTCTCAAACGGCTCGATCAGCTGCGCGATGCCGCCCACGTCGTCGGCGCTGGCCTCGCGCAGGCTCTCCAGCTTCTCGTCGATCACCATGGTGCCAATGCCGTCGTGCACATAGACTTCCAGCAGCAGCGAGCCATCCACCGCAAACGGCAGGATATGGCTGCGCTCCACGCCCCCCTTGCAGGCTTTCACGCAGTGCTGCAGGTAGAACGCGGTGTCGGTCGGGTGCTGGCCGGGAGGCGACTGGGCCAGCAACTGCTCGGCGGCGGCCAGCGGCAGTTCGGTGTCGATGGGATTGTCTTCGCTCTCGGGC encodes:
- a CDS encoding PEP-CTERM sorting domain-containing protein; the encoded protein is MKISSRKFQLLAVGAALTAGFAAPAQATLDLSGASYVTYGDANSYALQVDGTIAGSTGPGSPYYVSSTPGAIKDLIVVATGASGGPVNTNLPGMDNALSTPNGSGGSNFFSGIWNSTLAAFTGFLGANNPLFFFNNNQVNSGASTNQNVAVWAQISLTGAGQTTKYFDFTNRDGPYALFTEGGGGVFMGDVGAYTSTGAGPIAGTNGATDYVLSGGAICLNGVIPVSCSSPHTAGPINNNLGANQAAYAIDAPELNAFLTSWSNGLFSGYTDIHVDLRFGCDPATVGTNGGTAGVGACIGRDANNGYEQLFIGTSTTVAQVPEPGILSLLALGLLGLAVTSRRRKV
- the argA gene encoding amino-acid N-acetyltransferase; this translates as MSTVFNFTFVPWFRSVAPYIHMHRGKTFVVGICGEAIAAGKLQNLAQDLALIRSLGVKLVLVHGFRPQVTEQLKAKGHAARYSHGIRITDEVALDCAQEAAGQLRYEIEAAFSQGLPNTPMAGSTVRMISGNFITARPVGIVDGVDFQHSGVVRKVDVAGITRTLDFGAMVLISPFGFSPTGEAFNLTMEEVTTSVAIALQADKLIFVTEVPGIRVKPGEPESEDNPIDTELPLAAAEQLLAQSPPGQHPTDTAFYLQHCVKACKGGVERSHILPFAVDGSLLLEVYVHDGIGTMVIDEKLESLREASADDVGGIAQLIEPFENDGTLVKRSRTEIERDASLYTVLEHDGVIFACAALYPYPEARTGEMAALTVSPQSQGQGDGEKVLKRIEQRARAAGLQSIFVLTTRTMHWFLKRGFEVVDPDWLPEARKRKYNWDRRSQVLVKKLG